aatgaaaatttttttaatgtttagaataaataataactgtAACGAACAAatcaataattagaataaGATGACTTTTCTTGGACCATTAAGTTTATTaaagaaactatatatatatatatatatataatataatgttaacttgtgtatataatacatttaatattaacaaagttaatattaaacaaaattaacaacaatataattgttattctataacagaaattttattaattaatttatttattgaattatcattaatttggCATGCTTATCTTATatgatcgtttaaataaataatatgtataaattttctctttatctacaAAATAGGTgagtaattataaataattatgatttcaaTTCAAAGACCATTTGCATGCTAGAAAACGCAAATTTATTGATGTGGACagaatagtataatatatataaatatataattaaatttatctatgTTTCAGACGTGTCTTTACATATAGATGCATAGGTTTCTTATGCTCGAATAATAGTTCAAACTAGCACAAATAAGTAGAAAgatgtattataaatcaataatatatattacatgtttCCGTATtgttaattctatatatatgtacattcaaatgctctttctatttctaatgaTCATTTTTGATGACAATTTTCACATTTTGGCACCTAACATTTGTAAATAGTTTTgcaatttagatatatttattacactaTCTGGTGATGGATCATAATGTGGTGATTGGTACATACTATCATCgcatattatctatttttaagtAAGTAACACTGCTACACTAGtttgcttttttaattaaatatcaaacaacttgttttaaataaataaaaaccaataagtattataaattattatttattatcttgtagtgatataaatattagtatgattatattttacaaaattttataaaataaaactatcattataatcttgaatatttgaaaataggCATTATTGGTTTGTtacacaaatttttaatttgtgataattttttgttaccactaaatgaaaattctactttcgtataaatttcttaataattttagaacaatgatatttaatcgtaaattgtaataacaaatgattttattttcagaatGTCCGTCGTTATGGCTATTCCTAGATTCGCATACAATCTACCCAAGTACGTTCTAGGTCTTGGATAGAAGAAATTTCAAGTGATATGtgtagaacaaaaaaaaagagattgaaacTGTTGTGATAAGTTATCAAAGAGAATCAAAGAATACAAagttcgtaaagaaaaaagaaaaaactgcaAAGGAATATGCAGAAAAGATagtgttaatttttattgagaaCGATAATTTTAAGAATTCATCAAAATGATATTGGCCGATCGgcttatcattaattttatattgttgaTCCTCGATCgactatataaatttttaaaagtttaaaatatgtttgattttttcgatgataattttatttatttaataaaaccaCATAGAGATTTATTTTGCGACGATATGTGAACCTCTGATAcctcaattttaatttattatggTAATAAAgagtataaaagaattataaaacaaaaacaaaaaagaggtCGGGAATGATCGAGGAAGAATTGTAAATTAGTTGTTAATAATGCCTCAACTCAAGTAGtcaaatatatacgtaaccAACGTGTATTATATTACCTGTTtagataattttctattctaaCGGTGTAAAGAGCGTATCCATGATATATATTCCTATTAGGaatcttaaatttataaatatttaacattaagCGAATGTCTGATTATACTAATGTTTTAAATTTGTTCGAACAAATGAGTATTTACAAAGATCAATTTGGTCCCAATGCATGTtacattgattatttattattgaataaaaaaaattattttttattagttctcttttatgtttttataaaacaataagaaTGATATTAAAGTGGTATAcaaacgataattaattttttttacataacaataatcttaaaataaataacataatctATAATCTATGTCTCTTATTGCActgtaaacaaattttttaattacttaggATAGACGGATAAGAAAGGTATAATAActttctatttgtttattatataaagtgTTCACTTTATTATTCGGACGTCAGGCGTAAGAAATAACAGCAGAATCTCTGttgttaaaatataagaaatacgaAACGTCTTGTTTAATCGAAAAGTCCAAAGCCCATATCATCATCCTCGGAATCagattcctctttcttctcttctttcttttctgcagCAGGAGCTTCTGCAGCAGCAGCTGGTGCAGCAACAGTAGCAGTAACAGCTGCGAACTTGCTAGGATCctgaaaatttcatattatattaaatattgttctaataaaaaaaaaaagtggattTTTCTgttaaagataattttcaGACAGCGCATTCACGCTATTTTTCAACAGAGAACTTGACGTGCCAGTGGGTTCAACTATTTCTAGCTCTAGCACGGGATTCAAGCTCTTTAGACGTGTAGTATTTTCATCATAAATATAActatgtattttaatttaatttaatttaatttaattcaaatattttacctTAATGTATTCTTTGATTGTCGTAGCTTCAGGGAATTCGACATCAGTAACAGCAGCAACGGCCAACAAGTTTTTGAAACCATTGGCAATGCTATGTGGTGCGCTAGCAACAGTTGGATAGCCAATGGCTAGACAAACCGATGCTAAGTTTGCAACACCAGCTAAGAACTTCTCACGAAGATCTTCAGGTTTGATATCCAAAATTTCGGGTGCAAAAATAGTGCCAGAATCATAAACTTGTTCCACGAGCAAACCATACGAGAATGgagaaatatttaacatattcaaAAGAGTTGCTTCAGAAGCACCTACTTTATCACCAGGTTTAAGAATATGTACATCATtctaaaagatagaaaaatgttaGTTAAAGAAATTTACTGGATAGTTTGatctttcaaatatatacttacaatGATTTCAATAGTACCCTTGGAAATTTTGGTCGGTATACTCAAAGCTTGGAAGAAAGAAGTTTTTTCTGGACCAAGACCAGTATTTTGAGCTGGAATTACAACGCTCAGCGGTGCGATAGCACCTGCTCTAGCTGGAGCTCTGACTTTATTCTCCAACAATTTATCTCGTACCTCTATCAAATCACCTCGCGTGAAAACAAATCCAACATTGCCACGAATATGAGGCAATAATTTCTCCAACGCAGCATTTCGTTCGATGTGACCACGAATAGCTTTACGCATCATAGTATTCTTTCCCATAAGTACCACGGCATTTCCACGCAAGGACATACGAATCTGCTGCATTTGCTTTGATCCGACATTGTCCGCTCCCACGATAAAACATTTTGGATAGTCATCTAAGAGTTGCTAAAAAgttcaaatatttttgattttttctaagATAAGAATTTACAGAGATAGTAAAAACATTCGTAGATATTTTTGTGAAAATAATGCTATGCATACGTACAACAAGTTTGGTGAAGTAATTAGACTTCCAAGTTGCTTTGTCCTCCCTACCCATCTTAATGTGTGCGTAGGGATACCTTACGGAAATTTAAGGACTGAAACAAAATTGCAAATTTCATCCAAAATTTCATCAATTTAATAACACGATGTCATAGAAATATAACGAATTAACGCAAATCTGGCAATTACATCTTAACGATTAAATAGCTTTCTTAACTACCATGTGACAACATAACCTgaagattattttaaatattctaagagtatatttacgatttattacattttcaattgttatatattaaaattaaattgcaGATTTATAATTAGAACACAAACGATACGTGAACAAAAAACGATGCTTGTGtgaaaattcgtaaaaaaagaaaaattaaacaaggGAAAAAACATACCTCAGCAAGGAGAACGATACAGTGGGAAAGGAAACGGAAATTTAGTCTATAATGCGTGTAATCgtcattgataaaaaaagacaacatAGATTGGAAAGTTAAaagatcaaatttattatttccggTATATTGTGCCATCTACCGTAAGATaaatgtattacatatatattattttcaccaaatattttaaatagtttGCAGGAATTTCACTTAATAACTTTCttgcatatttatttaatgcgAAGTACTTGAAACTAAGTCAGGTATTTTATACAGCGATGTTCTGTAATTAAATCTTCAATTAAACTCAAGTGATTGAACTgtcattataaattaatataaaacacaTAGCAATCAATTTATACCAGAAGGTAAACACGAAAaagtataacaataataaagttTCGACCAATCATACTGCTCAATTCGGCTGCCATAATAATAACCAACAATACGATCAAAAAATTCAGCATGTTGGAGCTCTACTGTTATGCTTTCTATGGACAACCAATCGGATTACAAAATCCTCTATTCATAATTCGACGCGataagatacatacataaccAACAGTGTAAatcatagaaattatttaagtgAATATTGAAATCTTGTCTTAttgcgaaaataaaatgaatcatTCGTACGTTAAAGTGTATCATATGGACTCTGAAGAACTACAAGATTAAATACTTCAGtcaatcaatttatttctttattattccaattatatcgattaataatagaatattgaatGCATAAATTCGTTACTcaagattatattataacaagaTGAATTCCATAAAAATAggtaaattcaattaaaagatttacgaaacgtttctcaaatatttcgaaagatttacttttataaccTATAATACAACGAATGAAATCAAACTCGctattacgaaatattattgGAAATTCCTACTTACGAAAAGTCGTTGTTACGAAAAGTGTATGTAGCTAGTATTAAAcacgataataatatcaagcaatattatctataatctttttattagattgcctattttattaaattaccTATTGAGTAAAGAGGAAACTTTTTAATagaatacgaataataaaaaataaaatatagcaaatgtatttaagtaaaaaatttccttattttttgttaGTCATACTTTATCTTCGCGACGAATCATTCAGCATACTTTCACGTATAAAATGTTGTCGCTACCTACGTGACTTCAATCGCATCATCACGCTGCATATTCGTATTTGCTTGATGTTCCACACTGGACgatcatcgataaaaattacgaCAGGGAATTTCCGCCGGGCCGCATTATTTGCTCTACTGGTCCGTAGCTTGAACATTATAAGTAGATATAAGTATAAAGTAGACAAAGACCAGAATTGGACGAGAATAATCTTAAACATATAACGCAAAAGGTTAAAGAGGTTAAGTACACGAATTACATTTAAAGTACACAAAGTCGGACGTCTGTTTGAGACATTTGATTGGTAGGATAATGATCAAACTTGTGTGACCTCATCATCGGCATAGTTATATTCCTTGAATAAACCCCGATACGAAGAACACactaatatgaatataatcgaTCTATATAACCtcacaaaaaataaatgatcaattctttaaaaaattatgtatattcgtATTACTATTCTTTAGATTTTCAGATAATTAGTCTGTACCATTTAAATTACTAACCTAACATAACTGATTCGTTTGTACTACTTAAATGTCTGACCTCGTAAGAATAATTAACCACCTGACCATCTACGGGTGAGTGacttattattagaaatgtcTATCGACACATTCTTTGCCATGctctttttttgattaacaCGTTGCATACCGGATTGACCCATGAATGGCCTACATTATTGCATTCATCGTAAACGTTTATAAAACGTGagttatgatatatataaaatcaacaaAACAATTAGTGGATACAGAAATgggaatatataatatacgccATGAACAAAACATGATGATTAATATtagttaaaaaatgtttattttttcgcgaatatccaatgaatttcttaatatttttgcatataGTAATAAATGATCTTTGAGAGAAAATTTAATGGATCTTCAAAAGTGTACATCTCAAATATTTCAGTacggaataatataaatatttattctatattttggAACTAGAtgatttaattgatataattgtttactcgttttatttgttatttatattctatgtaAAAAAGTTATGCGACTGTCGCCGTACAACAATAAGAAACAACTAGTGGAATTAAGAAGACACAATTggtaatttgaaaataatagtatGTTTGCTTATGAATCGAAAACGATCGACCATAGTAAACACATCGGAGACATATcacgaaatgaaaattatctatGCGAAATAGCATTTATTAGCAAACGTTAGCTGatgatattacgaaatatttcatgattatcttttcttatataaaataattataatggcCTAAACGGAAGGTTTGATATGGGCCATTTGTGTACCGAAAGTAATAAACGTTATAgagtttgataaatatataaaaaatatttagataattGCTGATAATAATAGAGCGCTGTTTACAGATAAGGAAGCTTtgtcattaaataataatgcttTCTTATCGATTGggtaaaatttcatttgtaatAGAAAAGTTCATTTTTGCAAATCAGATTAAATTTAGTTTGTAACAGTAAAGCTTTGCTTatctgaataaataaaaataaatgaaaattgtagTAGCATAGTTCATCGTAACATCAGTAaacgatgaaatattaatttaagacAAAATTCTACGATTACTAAAAATAATCTACTTGGTCGATAAAAAGTAGATTTATTTATgacaatttaaaaatagattattaacgaaaattttttataattaataagcaTATAATTTAGAATTAGAGTTAGTCAATAACAACTTAAACACGAAGTAAGACGACTCTCTAGGAAGGTAATCTTAATAGGACAATGATCCGACTCGACTGACACCGTTATCGGAATTGTTATTAACACTATAAAAGCACTGAAAACGaagttacttatatataacttGTCGATAATAGTTTATTGATATTGGACTTAGTCGGTAACAATATATCACTTTCTTATCGGCTCTTCAGTGCTCGGTTGTTATCGATAGATTCCTGTCTTaccgataaataaaaaaactctGCCGGTAAGTTTTACTACATACTATATACGAATGAATTATGGTCTCTTTCATAAGCTTATTTATAAAAGGGAAATTAgcagaattattatattatttccgATAAATAAACTAAAACGTTTCATTGGGtatctttttaaatgatgTTATTTTCAAACATTTGATGAATCCTAAGCAATTAATAATTGcagtacaattatattataactataCGATGTAGTACGAATTATATCGTAATTAGTACGGTCGTAATTAATTTACACATTTTGCCATTGAGACTATTGTTCGTGGTTatcgtaatttataaatatgaaatgtatTAGTtctaaaagagaaacaaataataaataaaaaataatttacgctTTATTATctctaatttttcattaaatattaaatttgtttaaacaaatGTAAGACCGACATAAACGAAAACAATTTTGATTATTCATCGAATATCTATAATCTTTTATGACCTTTTATGCATAAATTAATGAACTAcgataggaaaaaataatgaaatagcATCCATTTATCATAGAATACAGCAATCACGAGAATTCGCATAAGAgataatgaaagataaaaattacacTTACGGTTGCAGAAATTACACTTCTCGCGACCACATTAATGATCGACGAACATTAAAAAGGCAACAATAAACCGGATAGAGATTTATGCAACCGTAAATTATTGCACGGTTTATAATTTTACCGTCCTAGATATGAAACATTTTGCTAATAACGTCAACTAACGATTTAAAATGTCTATTAAATTCGAAGAgtgtataaaaaagtatttagaaaaaaaaaaaaaaatattttgagaaaaagttcgataataatcgatttatgTCTTCATTCGAGGAATGCTATCTTACTGTGCTTAAAAAGAACTCAAACAAAATGCTAGGTTGTGATAAGATTACAGCAGTTTTTAATCTAGGTGAATTGCGATTCCAATATCATTCCCTGTCCAGGTTTCAACAGTGTCGTTCATCAGATTACAGAATGCCaggtaaaaaaatttattcgccatttgtttaaaaaatgttaattcatatatcatatttttgtaAACAATTAGCACAAAACAATGTAacatttaacattttatatcgtacaggaaactatatatataatacgttgctatatacttatatgtaaaataatatttgcgtATTCGTTTTCATCATATTgtcatgaatatttttaaatgaaaattttataatactacAGCATACAGGTGGCTTAGTCGTTCGGCGGGATTGCCAGTACCCGAAACAGCTATCGTCGGTGGACGTGACATAGACGGAAGTACTATCTATGTTGGCAAAGCTTACCATGAAGGTGACCTACTTCCGGCAAAAGTCATTCCCGAGAAAAATGTTGCTTATGTTTGTCACAACGGCGAAGAACATCCCAAATCTGAGTTCGAGGTAAggagtaaatatatatatatatataaaacttttattaaattctttaaaataaaatctatttttattaaagtctttatgtgtgtatgtatgaaataatatataataaatttttttttaatcttactgaatatataagaaaaatagataattaaatttatgtccatctatttatgaaaaatattagtttataatagtattattagTTTATACCAGTAGATATATCTTGTCCGTTGAATTACTAATACTGTAATTGATTTAtgtcttttatttcaatttcaatatcgatatcaagtatcgatatttaatttgaattattatttccgaacgatatatattactattttttccaATTTAGATTAGGAAAGATGTGTGAATACAAAGTTACACGTATAAGCAGATACATATAAGTGAAACGATAGATTTTCGAATGATTATCACCATGTCGATCGATTTCGGTCCTCTTATAATCTTATCGCATCGCTAAGAAAACAAACGATATTCCCGATATGTTACTTTTCGCTTGAATACATCGTGAGTCAAGGTAAATTTCCAAGATAGTCATGCACGTAAAAGGGAAACTAACGgttaaagaaaacttttttttgttcaataaaTCAAGCTTATTGCACAAGACTATTAACTAGATAACTTCGTATCAAGGTGAAATCGATCCATTTATAAGTcagatatgtaaaaaaaaataaaagaaaaaagtaaaaaactaaaaacaagaaaaataatgttcgAAATAATACGTTACGAGGAATAggattgataattattttttgtctaaacttataag
This is a stretch of genomic DNA from Vespula vulgaris chromosome 2, iyVesVulg1.1, whole genome shotgun sequence. It encodes these proteins:
- the LOC127061776 gene encoding 60S acidic ribosomal protein P0, which encodes MGREDKATWKSNYFTKLVQLLDDYPKCFIVGADNVGSKQMQQIRMSLRGNAVVLMGKNTMMRKAIRGHIERNAALEKLLPHIRGNVGFVFTRGDLIEVRDKLLENKVRAPARAGAIAPLSVVIPAQNTGLGPEKTSFFQALSIPTKISKGTIEIINDVHILKPGDKVGASEATLLNMLNISPFSYGLLVEQVYDSGTIFAPEILDIKPEDLREKFLAGVANLASVCLAIGYPTVASAPHSIANGFKNLLAVAAVTDVEFPEATTIKEYIKDPSKFAAVTATVAAPAAAAEAPAAEKKEEKKEESDSEDDDMGFGLFD
- the LOC127061777 gene encoding uncharacterized protein LOC127061777 yields the protein MLGCDKITAVFNLGELRFQYHSLSRFQQCRSSDYRMPAYRWLSRSAGLPVPETAIVGGRDIDGSTIYVGKAYHEGDLLPAKVIPEKNVAYVCHNGEEHPKSEFEVLCQSEYAWEFCSNGSIPADAVVGGETCDGETLYIGRVLHKGSQTVGKVQPSHGCLYIPFDGEELSFKDYEVLTVR